The following coding sequences lie in one Deltaproteobacteria bacterium PRO3 genomic window:
- a CDS encoding glutathione S-transferase family protein, which translates to MKLYWLPLSPNNYPISALADHLGISLERQRLDPAKGETRSPEFLQLNPNGKCPVLVDGDYVLWESNAILIYLAGKKPQSGLWPADELARIDITRWLIWQQAHWMRGCGTLFWERLLKGLFGGGAPNPEKEKEGEDAVKFYGKVLDGCLEGKKFLTGDSLTIADFSVAAPLPLAAAARLPLDGFSNIKRWYEQIAALEAWQKNLPRPFAK; encoded by the coding sequence ATGAAACTTTACTGGCTACCCCTCTCCCCCAACAATTACCCGATCAGCGCCCTGGCCGATCACCTGGGGATCTCCCTGGAACGCCAGCGCCTCGATCCCGCCAAGGGCGAGACCCGCTCTCCGGAGTTTTTGCAGCTCAACCCCAACGGCAAATGCCCCGTCCTGGTCGACGGCGACTACGTCCTATGGGAATCCAACGCCATTCTCATCTACCTCGCCGGCAAAAAACCCCAGTCCGGGCTCTGGCCCGCCGACGAGCTCGCGCGCATCGACATCACGCGCTGGCTGATCTGGCAGCAGGCCCACTGGATGCGCGGCTGCGGAACCTTGTTCTGGGAGCGACTCCTCAAAGGGCTGTTCGGCGGCGGGGCCCCGAATCCCGAGAAGGAAAAAGAAGGCGAGGACGCCGTCAAGTTTTACGGCAAGGTCCTCGACGGCTGTCTGGAAGGTAAGAAATTTCTGACCGGAGATAGCCTGACCATCGCCGATTTCTCGGTCGCCGCCCCCCTCCCTTTGGCGGCAGCCGCTCGGCTCCCCCTGGACGGCTTTTCGAATATCAAGCGTTGGTACGAACAAATCGCCGCCCTGGAGGCCTGGCAGAAGAATCTGCCGAGGCCGTTCGCTAAATAA